Proteins co-encoded in one Malus sylvestris chromosome 7, drMalSylv7.2, whole genome shotgun sequence genomic window:
- the LOC126629606 gene encoding uncharacterized protein LOC126629606 — protein sequence MDYSYTQTHQEDHQQHQQQQSFDPPRIQSYDQSYQAYYPYNHPQQSDHQQQYQQYYNPTTTTQDYATSHDATAHHHQYHQEPISIHPPGVPIPPQQPQTADPDPTHLQNAYYPHGVAEDQKQQVDSSSGYGGLNPAAVAALSQLSQLTGNIEAAQRAAQPPIGQTIYRGGGRRGNRPFRGGGRGHFVYRGSRPDGSAPPFRGRGRGQGGGRHFQQYGAASTNPNSIPVPAEGVAALTQPPSALVPGQAPLPVPTQVSSASFWRPPRMVWCELCRVDCNTPEILEQHKNGKRHKKNMLVHEELQKRNKVNTGQQNAQMPNTELKTEVPVRVEGFEEKQPLQENITSGVVTDDRRNETDQKDAGTNAEASTEPGNNSSDQFAGRGRGSKHRMRGGRGGRGGKYVRTNDGSRRPVEPPKPKQVPFICELCNVKCESQVVYDSHVNGKKHIATLKRFHGHRALYGDAGLQPLNPPNVNAASTSAAPPVHQVVNDPQALLAQLLMNYVLSQTQAQGIAPAPGAAPAQGTSTGTQNQLDSLIQGAQAMCQDGSQNVVIEQIKSLLQSVQAYSATPAAGTAVVNTGNETSEFEAKKASGLINTTAAAPTNPGTSEQVSGTPSSKECEVAASSDSFVQPQPEGQM from the exons ATGGATTACTCTTACACACAGACCCACCAAGAAGACCATCAACAACACCAGCAGCAGCAATCATTCGATCCCCCAAGAATCCAATCCTACGACCAATCCTACCAGGCCTATTATCCCTACAATCACCCCCAACAATCCGACCACCAACAACAATACCAACAATACTACaatcccaccaccaccacccaggATTACGCCACCTCCCACGACGCCACCGCCCACCACCACCAATACCATCAAGAACCCATTTCGATTCATCCTCCCGGGGTCCCAATTCCGCCCCAACAGCCACAAACGGCGGATCCTGACCCGACCCACTTGCAGAATGCGTATTACCCTCATGGGGTTGCGGAGGATCAGAAGCAGCAGGTGGATTCGAGCTCGGGCTATGGTGGGTTGAATCCAGCGGCCGTGGCAGCGCTTTCGCAGCTCTCGCAGCTTACTGGGAACATCGAGGCGGCCCAGCGGGCTGCTCAACCCCCG ATTGGGCAAACTATATATAGAGGTGGAGGTAGGAGGGGCAATAGGCCCTTCCGGGGGGGTGGTCGGGGCCATTTTGTTTACCGTGGTTCTAGACCAGATGGCTCAGCACCCCCATTCCGTGGTAGGGGACGTGGCCAGGGTGGTGGTAGGCACTTTCAACAGTATGGTGCTGCATCAACCAATCCAAATTCAATACCTGTTCCTGCTGAAGGTGTAGCTGCTTTAACGCAGCCGCCTTCAGCGTTGGTTCCTGGGCAGGCACCATTACCTGTACCAACACAAGTGTCTTCTGCTTCATTCTGGCGACCTCCTCGTATGGTTTGGTGTGAACTTTGTAGGGTTGACTGCAACACTCCTGAAATCCTTGAGCAGCATAAAAATGGAAAgcgacacaaaaaaaatatgctGGTACATGAGGAGTTGCAGAAACGCAACAAAGTCAATACTGGACAACAGAATGCTCAAATGCCTAACACTGAATTAAAAACAGAAGTCCCTGTGAGAGTTGAGGGATTTGAGGAAAAACAACCCTTACAAGAAAATATAACATCTGGAGTAGTTACTGATGATCGTAGAAATGAAACAGATCAGAAAGATGCCGGCACAAATGCTGAAGCTTCCACAGAACCTGGGAACAACTCCAGCGATCAGTTTGCAGGCCGAGGACGAGGTTCTAAGCATAGGATGCGAGGGGGTCGAGGGGGTCGAGGGGGTAAGTATGTGAGGACTAATGACGGATCCAGAAGACCAGTTGAGCCTCCCAAACCAAAACAAGTTCCTTTTATATGTGAATTGTGCAATGTCAAGTGTGAGTCACAGGTGGTTTATGATAGTCATGTGAACGGTAAAAAGCATATAGCCACCCTCAAGCGGTTTCATGGTCACCGTGCTTTGTACGGAGATGCGGGGCTTCAACCACTTAACCCACCCAATGTAAATGCTGCATCAACTTCAGCTGCCCCCCCTGTCCATCAAGTTGTCAATGATCCTCAGGCCCTCCTGGCACAACTGTTGATGAATTATGTGCTCTCTCAAACCCAAGCACAAGGGATAGCACCAGCTCCAGGAGCAGCACCAGCTCAAGGAACAAGCACGGGAACCCAGAATCAACTGGATTCACTGATTCAAGGAGCACAAGCGATGTGTCAAGATGGAAGCCAAAACGTGGTTATAGAGCAAATCAAGAGTCTGCTGCAATCTGTCCAGGCATACTCTGCAACCCCAGCGGCCGGGACTGCAGTCGTGAACACTGGGAATGAAACTTCAGAGTTTGAAGCGAAGAAGGCAAGTGGTCTTATAAACACTACAGCTGCGGCACCAACAAATCCAGGCACAAGCGAGCAAGTTTCTGGAACACCATCGAGCAAGGAATGCGAAGTTGCCGCCTCCTCAGATTCATTTGTTCAGCCACAACCCGAAGGCCAAATGTAG
- the LOC126630691 gene encoding LOW QUALITY PROTEIN: uncharacterized protein LOC126630691 (The sequence of the model RefSeq protein was modified relative to this genomic sequence to represent the inferred CDS: inserted 1 base in 1 codon) translates to MSPRPFNSLSPXNRKKGPRIRAVSIDEIPPNALRRKRDPQWRGGFSVGVDLGLSRTGLAVSKGFTVRPLTVLNLRGQKLEDQLLEIAKKQEADEFIVGLPKSSDGKETPQSNKVRSVVGRLAVSAAQRGWRVYLQDENGTSMEAMDRMINVGLDKSDRQSQIDAYAAMMVLERYFSMSGEGAELVLPRNLDLQDKLRRGLPKDTDFFDEDYED, encoded by the exons ATGTCCCCGCGTCCCTTCAACTCTCTCTCAC AAAACCGTAAAAAGGGTCCTCGTATAAGGGCGGTCTCCATAGATGAAATTCCACCAAATGCCCTCCGCCGGAAGCGAGACCCGCAATGGAGAGGCGGGTTTAGCGTAGGGGTAGATTTGGGACTGTCACGCACCGGCCTTGCCGTCAGCAAAGGCTTCACCGTCCGTCCTCTCACC GTATTGAATTTGAGAGGGCAGAAGCTTGAGGATCAGCTGCTTGAGATCGCAAAGAAGCAG GAGGCAGATGAGTTCATAGTTGGCCTTCCGAAATCGAGTGATGGGAAAGAGACGCCTCAGTCTAACAAAGTTCGTAGCGTTGTTGGAAGGCTTGCTGTTAGTGCTGCTCAGAG GGGTTGGAGAGTGTACCTTCAAGATGAAAATGGGACGTCCATGGAAGCCATGGATCGGATGATTAACGT GGGACTCGACAAGTCTGATCGACAAAGCCAAATCGATGCCTACGCTGCCATG ATGGTGCTGGAGAGATATTTTTCCATGTCAGGTGAGGGCGCGGAGCTCGTACTGCCCAGGAATCTGGATCTTCAAGACAAACTTCGAAGAGGGCTGCCTAAAGATACCGATTTTTTCGATGAAGATTACGAGGATTGA